CCGCAATCACGCGATCGCGTTCCGACTCCTCCGAAGGATCAAAATTAGCTTGGGCAACCATCTGTGACCTGATTTGTTGCACCGCCGAGTTACGCTGGTAAGATTCAGCTTCTTCACTCTTAGCAGATTCCACCGCCATTTCAATATCCACAGTCGTTTCCTGGGGCTGACGACGTGCAAAACCTTGGGCGCGGAGAATAATCAATTGCTGATTATTACCACCAGGTAAATTAATCCGGCGTTTGGCATATTGCTCTGTAAACGCGATATATTCTGCCAATTGCAACTGAGTCCGGGGCTGATAATCTTCTGGGAGTTGGTTTTCCCGCCGGAAAGCTTTAATAGCTTCAATGTAAAACGCTTGCAGAAAATCTTCAATCAGACTGTAACGAGCATTAAACCCCAACTCAGAACCCGCAATCGTCACATGGCGATAAACCATAGCACCTAAAGTACTATGTAATTCCACCCTTCCCCGTCTGGAACCCAATTGGTAATAATGCAGGCACTTTTGCAAACGATGCCGAGCTAAATTAAGTTGCCATGACTGGATTTCGCCAGATTGTTGGATGCGCGAACTTTTATCACATATTCGTTCAACTTCTGTAGCGATGCGTGCTGATACGGCTTGTACACACTTAGATCCCGCCTTCACTTGAGCTTGCATTTCCTTACATAGCACTTGTCTCAAGCTATTGTGATTGTCCGCGAGCAATTGGTCCGGCGAAACATTGCAGAAAAAAGCGGATTGAGAAGTTGGTAGATTTGCAAGGTTGGCTTTCATGACTTTTCTTTAAGTGTGGTATTGCACCGTAACTACAACGCAGATACAGCAAATGAGACCAGCCTTGGCTGGAGAATTATTTGACCAAAGAGGCGGAGGGGCAGGGGGCTTTCTAGCAGGGGGAGCAATCCCTGACCCGAAGCCGTGAAGCGGAGCGGAACATGGGTATCAAGCCCCGCCCTTCCAGGGCGTTCTCGATTGGTGGGAGTACAAGCTCCTTCCAATCCTCCCCCCTGCTCCCTGCTCCCTGCTCCCCTGCCTCTTTTGACATTCTCAAAACCCACTGCAAGCACTGCTCATATATAAGACTGTAAGCTAGTTAAAAAGTTACAACAAAATTAGTGTGTCGCTTTTTGTACCAGCAACCACATTGGGGATAGCACATAGATATCTGCCACGCCTTAAAAGTGGTGAAAAGACTTGCTATATCGACATTTATCGCCATCCTATTTTACCCACTGCCAGATATTCTCGGTATGACGATCTCAAAACTGGAGCCTTTTTTATAACATTTCACCGAAAATTAAGAATCTGCCTGTGAAGTTTGTTTTTTATACCCAAGCTGCTGCTGCTTCCCAACCTAAACCCCGCCTTGTGATCATTGGTTCGTCTCCCGTCAAGTCCAAAATTGTAGACACCTCATAAGTTGTTTCCTCACCAGTGTCTATAATTACATCTACCAAGTTATCCAAACGATCAAACAGTTCCACCCGTGATAGTCTAGGTTCTAAATCTAGCTCTACTGGTTCATCATCTGGTGGTAGATGTGCCGAAGTTGAAATAATCGGATTTTCCAACGCGGCTAACAATGCCAAGCATACCGGATGATCGGGTACACGAATCCCAGTAGTTTTTCGCTTGGGACTTTGTACTAGTCGAGGCACTAACTTGGTAGCAGGTAGTAAAAACGTGTAACTCCCTGGTATCAAGCGCTTCATAATCCGATAAGCTGTATCACTGACAAAGGCATAAGTTGCCACATTCGATAGTGAGGGACACAAAAATGTCAGTGGTTTATCATTAGCTAACTGTTTAATTTGCCGCACTCGTTCTACTGCCGACTTGGCATTTAAATCACAACCAATAGCATAAACTGTGTCTGTAGGGTAGAGCATAACTGCGCCACTAGAGAGCGCTGACTTTATTTCCTCTATACGGCGGGTTTGGGGATTATCAGGATGGACAGCGAAAATTTTTGCCATAGCCAGTTCTGAGTAAGAGGTGGGAAATGTCGCAGTTCAGGGAAAATATTAAATTCCGCATTAGACATATTTTCACCGATGGATGAGCGCATTCCACAAATCCGCAATGATTTACATCAAAATAATTGTGCAAAGTCTAAAAATAAAGTTGATTAAGTTATCTATATGATTAAAGTTGCTTATCTTCAATGTCCGACGGGAATTTCTGGTGATATGTGTCTAGGGGCTTTAGTTAGTCTGGGTGTTCCCGTGGAATATTTAAGTGAAACACTCAATAAATTGGGAATTGCCCAAGATTATAAGCTCAGAGGCGAACTTGTGCAACGTAATGGGCAGCAGGCGACGAAAGTTCATGTTGATTTACTCCACCACCATCACCACCACGGCCGTCACCTGCCAGAAATCGAAAAAATGATCCTCAAAGCCGAATTACCAACACGGGCAGAAGCCTGGAGTTTGGCGGTATTTCGACAGCTAGCAGTGGCAGAAGGGGCAGTACACGGCATTGCGCCAGAAAAGGTTCATTTTCATGAAGTGGGCGCTGTAGATGCCATTGTGGACATTGTGGGTACGTGCTTGGGCTTGGATTGGTTAGGGATTGCTAGTAATGATCAGGGATTACCTTTACTATACTGTTCAGCGTTGCCCACAGGTGGGGGAACAGTGCGCGCCGCTCACGGTGAGATGGCTGTACCAGTACCTGCTGTATTGAAGTTGTGGGAAATGCGGGGTTGTCCGGTTTTTAGTAATGGCATTGAGAGGGAACTGGTGACACCAACAGGGGCGGCGATCGCCACTACCCTAGCTACAGAATTTGGTTCACCACCACCAATGAGCATTAAACAAGTAGGACTGGGAGCCGGAACTATCAATTTACCTATTTCTAATATATTACGTCTTTGGCTAGGCGATCGCCCTCATAATTCTGAAGATCCCCATTCTAATTTAGAAACCATCATCGTACTGGAAACCCAAATTGATGACTTAAATCCCCAGGCGATCGGCTATGTCTTTGAAGCCTTATTTGCCGTTGGTGCAGTGGATGTTTTCACCCAACCCATCGGAATGAAAAAATCCCGTCCAGGAATTTTATTAACTGTCATCTGTCATCAGGAAAATTTACCGGCTTGTGAAGCAGTTTTATTCCGCGAAACCACAACTTTAGGAATTCGCCGGAGTACCCAACAGCGCGCCATCTTACAACGAGAAATTCAATCAGTAGAAATTGAATACGGCCAAGTTCGGGTTAAAATAGCATGGAAAGGACAAAAAAAAGATAAATCTATTATTAACATCCAGCCAGAATATGAAGATTGTGCAGACTTAGCTCGCAAGCATAATATCCCTTGGCGTGAAGTTCAAAGATTAGCACTACAAACTTGGTATTTGCAAAATTAGTCATTGGTCATTGGTCATTGGTCATTAGTCATTAGCGCTTTTCTATGACTCTGAAAACATAAAGTATTTGTAGGTTTGGTTGAATGCAGTGAAACCCAACAAAAGCGAGGTTTTTTGGCGTTGGGTTTTGCAAACCCTCAACCCAACCTACTATGACTAGATTTTCTTTTTCTTTGCGCCTTTGCGTGACACAAATCCATATTCTTAGTTAACCCTAATTAGCCGAAAGAACCCCGATTTAGTCAATAAACCAGGGTTCTTTTACCTCAAACTAATCTAAATCAACTTCTCTCATAGTCCTTTTCACTGCATCAGCTGTATCCTCAGCTTGGCGTTGCAGATTAGTTGTGGTATCCTCAGTGCCACGTTTGACACTTTTACTCAAGTCTTCAGCAGCACGTCCAGTATTTTTCTGAATATTTTCCACTCCGCGCTGAGTTCCCTTGGTGACACCTTTACCTAATTCTTCAGCAGAACTACCAACATCCTCACCGAGGCGCTTGATTCGTTCATCCAAGGGTGTACCCTCTTGATAATTGCGGACATATTGCTCTGAACTATCAATACCCTTCTGCTCAACGTTTCTGCGCGCATTTTTCGCCAGTTCTGCGGCTCTAGCATTTGCGGCTCTTTCAGCTGCTTTGGCTGTAGGATCTACATCACTAAAGTTATTCATCCCACCTTCTGGGGCGTTGAGTTCATAACTTTTTGTGGGATTGTATTGTCGAGCATTTGGTGGTTGAGCATTTGGTTGTGGTGGCTGTTGCGCTATTCCCGGACGATTGCACGCCTGTGTCATCAAGAGGAATGTTGCTGCCAAAAAGACTGTTAAAATTTTAACAGGACGGATATTTTTTAGCCAAGTAATGACTTTTTTCATAATGTTACTCCTGAAATGCTTGTGATTAAGTTAAACTTATGCTGCACTCAGACGCGATGAATCGCGTTTCTGTTTAGCACTTGTTTGAGAGGATTTGGGATTGACTTAAAATCTCAAATCTGGGCATAAAACAAAAGTTCTATTTACCGACGGCTGGATTTTTTTGTAACTCAGGTCGAGAACTTGCTTCTTCTGCCTTGTCTTGCAAAAAACTAGAAGCTTCTTTAACTGAATCCTGCACTGTTTCAATGCGTTTTTGAATCCGAGTTCCTACATCTGGTTCTCGTTGAATCAAACCACCAGGCGCAGGTCTTTGAAAGTTATTGTCAGTGATGATTGGCAATTCCTTCTCTTTTTCAACTCTACCTCTGGGTGTTTCAGCACCGGGATAAAGTATTTCAGAGTCTCTATTTATGGCAATCAAAACTTGTAAATCTGGCTGTAAACTAGCTCGATCACTTTCTTTTTTCTCTTCTCTTTCAATCGCTTTGGGATCGGTGGTCATTCTATATTTGGTATATTTGTCTCCACCACCCTTATAAGGATTGTTAGCGCCACCAGCCTGGACGGCAGGATTTTCGGGGTTTGCACCTTGAGGATTTGCGCCACTACAAGCAGTGCTAACTATCAACAATAGACCAGCTACAAAGATAGTTAAAATCTGGCGTAGTTTTAATTTTTTCCAGAAAGCTATTACACTATTCATCTAGCCCTCCTTGATACAGGACAACAGGTCATTGATTTGCTTAGTTTAATAGTTTGGATAATCAGCAAGTTTTTGCTTGGTGTTAGACTTGGCAAATATTTCGTAACCCTTCCCAAGATTACGAATAAAAAAATAAGTTCGCCTCTAGCGTAGGTAACAATATACTTGATACTAAAATCAGACATTTATCTAACTGTAGAGAGATATCAGGCGAAAATTTAGGCGATTTTGGTGATTGAAAATATTTTTATTTTTGTAAATGATGAAGCAAATTTTACGCTGGCTAATTTTAGGGGGAACACTATTTTTTTTAGGGAAAGCCCTGAAGGATCACTGGTCTGAAGTGATTGCAATCCAAATTGATGCAGTAGGATGGGCTATTATGTCCATAGCGACAGGCGTAACTTTACTGGCACATATTTGGGGTGGTTGGATATGGACTTGGATTCTCAAGGAATTAAATCAATCTGTGCCATGTGCGGAATTTATTCAAGTCTACTTAAAAACAAATATTGCTAAATATTTACCTGGTAATGTCTGGCATCATTATGGGCGAATTGTGGCAGCGAAAAATGCTAATATTCCTGCTGGTGCGGCTACTTTAAGCGTATTGCTAGAACCGCTATTGATGGCGGCGGCGGCTTTAATTATTATTGTTATATTTGGCAGCCAATTTGCAGCTACTCATACTACTCTGTCTGTACAAATTTTACAATTTGTGAGTTTAGCTGTGGTGCTTTGTGCGGTTCATCCCCGGTTTTTGAATCCAGCAATTCGCTTTGTCTACAAATTAAAGGTGAAAAGGTCTAGTGCGAAGACTCAGCCGAATATTCCCTTTAAAGTTAAACGCTATCCTCTACGACCTTTGTTAGGGGAATTAGGTTTTTTAGTATTGCGTGGTACTGGGTTTATTTTAACTGTGTTTGCTCTAACTCCATTAAATCTGAGCCAATTGCCTTTATTATTAGGGGCTTTTAGCTTTGCTTGGTTGTTAGGTTTTGTGGTTCCGGGTGCGCCTGGTGGTTTGGGTGTATTTGAAGTGACTGCGATCGCACTTTTGCAGCACAGGTTTCCATCTGCGGTTATAATTAGTGCGATCGCCTCCTATCGTCTCATTAGTATTATCGCTGAAACTGCTGGTGCAGCCCTAGCTTCCCTAGATGAACGCCTGAGTAAATCAGTTAACAGTTAACAGTTAACAGTTATTACATCAAAAAAGGTCATACTTCAATATTACACTCCATCTAGCAAGTTAGAAGAACGCATTGTAAATCGTGACCCTGCCATTAGATAGATAAATATACCCTTTCATTTTTCATGGTTATGGATTTAAACTTAGATCAGGCAATTAAAATTGCTAACCAAGCAGTTTTGGCAAAGTGTAATAGAGCCTTAACTGATGTTGAAATAATTATAATTAAAGGATCTTGGAAAAGAGAAGAATATCATAAAATTGCGGCTAAAAATCAATATGCAACAAGTTATATTAGCCAAGACGTTGCACCCAAACTTTGGAAATTACTGACAAAAGCTCTAGGAGAAAAAGTCAAAAAAAGTAATTTCAAAGAAGCCCTAAAACGACATTGGGAAAAGCAATGTTGGGATAAGCAATTTAAAGATGAATATTGCTCACGAACTCCAGAATCAATTACTGCTAATATCCTACAGCACAACGGCAATCTCAAAGAAGTTACTACTTCTCTATATTTAACTCAAACTAAACACAACTTACCAATTCCAGAATTATATGTAGAGCGTTTTGCCATTGAATTTCTCTGCTATGAAACTCTGTTGCAGCCTGGTTCTCTGATTCGGATTAAAGCACCTAAACTCATGGGTAAAACGTACCTTATGGAACGGGTATTAACTCAAATTGCAAAGCAAGGCTATCGCATAGTCAGTTTAAGTTTAGAGATGGCTGAGAGGAAAACTCACTTCACTAACCTAAATAAATTCTTGCGTTGGTTATGTCTAAATCTTAGTCGAGAACTTAACTTACCTAATCAGTTAGATGAATATTGGGATGCAGAAGGTATGGGCGCTAAGGTAAGTTGCACAACTTATTTAGAAACATATTTATTGGCAGGATTTCCCAACCCTCTAGTTCTATACTTAGATGATGTAGACGTGCTTTTTCGTTATCCTGAAATTTATGAAGACTTTTTTGGGTTGTTGCGTTCTTGGTATGAAAAAGGCAGAAATCGTCCCAACTGGAAAAAGCTGCGATTAGCGATCGCTTATGGGACTATTGATAAGTAGCCATATTTTGTCCTCAAGTTTCATTAGTAAAGGAAGTGCGGAATGTGGGGTTTAGAGGCTGTTTAACTATTTTTAACTGCTATATAAATTTATCTGCCCACATTTTTTATCAGATATATAGCAGTTGTTTATATGATACCCAGCTTGTCAGTTCAATACTTGAGTTAAATTTAGGAGTTTAAAAAATCAGCCAATTTAGTTAAATTCAGTTAAATTCAGGTTTTGCAGGACTTACGCAAAATTATGAAAGAACGAACCGCAAAGGACACAAAGGACACAAAGTTAAGAGGGTTTTAGAGAGTTCTTGCGTAAGTCCTATTTTGAAAATCTTAAGTTGTGTAATAATTATAACTAAACCTGATTTTAAGCATCTGAATCATCCCAATGTTTGCCAAACTCAACGCCACCTATCAATATCAGTTAGGTGGCAGTCTGCCGCCTTATGCCCCTACCTACCTAGAGCGACAGGCTGACACAGAACTTTACCAAGGTTTATTAGCAGGGGATTATTGCTATGTTCTCAACGCTAGACAAATGGGGAAATCTAGCTTGCGAGTGCGGACAATGGATAAATTACGAGCTATGGGAATAGCCTGTACTGAAATTGAATTGAGCGGGATTGGTAGCCAGGAAATTACTCCACCTCAATGGTATGGAGGGATTATTCAGGAATTGATAAGCGGTTTTAAACTACAAATAAATCGGCGTAGTTGGTTAAGAGAACATGATCATCTTTCTCCTATCCAGTGCTTAAATAAATTTATCGAAACAGTATTATTAACGCAAATTCAGGAAAAAATTGTGATCTTTATTGATGAAATTGATCATCTGCTAAATTTGAATTTTTCCACAGACGAATTTTTTGCCCTGATTCGTCACTGCTATGATCATCGCGCTATCAAACCAGCCTATAGGCGACTTTCATTTGCTTTGTTGGGAGTAGCTACACCTTCAGACTTGATTCAAGACCAACACTACTCTAAACCTTTTAATATTGGTAGAGTCATTCAACTTCAAGAATTACAAATCAAAGATAGTCAGCCTTTGTTAACAGGATTAATAGGCAAAGTTAGTAACCCGTCAGCAATCTTAAAAGAAGTTTTTTTTTGGACGGGAGGACAGCCATTTCTCACCCAAAAACTGTTGTTTTTAATTGTGAATAACTGCCATAATAGTAGAGAAATTTACCCTTATCTAGAAGATGAAGAAAACCAGTGGGTTAAGCAAATTGTCCAGAAGCAAATTATTGAAAATTGGGAAGCTCAAGACGAACCAAAGCATTTAATAACTATCAGAGATCGCTTACTTTACAATATTCCTAAAAGCAAAAATCTATTGCAGCTATATAATAAAATTCTCCAACGGGGAAAAATCTTAGTTCACAATTCCCCTGAATATCTAGAATTATTTTTATCGGGACTTGTTACCCAACACCAAAGCAATTTAACAGTCAAAAACCCAATCTACGCCACAATTTTCAATTTAGATTGGGTAAATCACAAGCTGACGCTATAGGCGTTGACGAAACAGTAGTTCCAGATGTACGCTTGAGGCGATCGCCCAGTGGTGATCAAGGTAAAGCAACATTTACTGTAACCATAAGCTTGCTGTTACGGCAAACTTATGGGTAAAGTGACAGGCAGGTCTGCTTGTATCTTCAATTTTTAGTGGGGGTGGAGGGACTTGAACCCACACGACCTATTATGGTCAACGGATTTTCATTCTCCCGCAGCTTTCACTGCTGCCAGGTTTTAATAACCTTCGGCTTTGAGAATTGGACTCTCCCTTTACCCTCGGCTTAACGTTAGGGTAGCTCCCGTCGAGTCTCTGCACCTTCCGATGAGTTATGAGCTTTAACACTCAGGACTTGTTTCGGCTTGGCTCAGGATTGCCATATCTGTAAACAGATTTAGGTTTCCCTGAATTTGAGAGCTTCCACTTGAAAGATTTCTCGATCAAGGCTCAGTTTTCTAAGTCCGTAGCGTCTACCATTCCGCCACACCCCCATATTGATTGGGATCGGCTTTTGCTTAAGCAGCAAATAACTCTTGCCTAATTTAGCATCAATTGCGTCTTTTGTACAACTAAATTGAAAAATTTTTTCCAGATTTGGAAGTTTTTGCTGTTTCTTCTCAATTTATCTGGTTTTCGGATCTTCAATTTTGCCTTACTCAAGCAATTCTTTGTTACTGCCTTTGCAACTGTAGCATACATATCAGAAATATACAATAAAAATTTTCCACCTCTGGTAAAAATCAAATATGGCGTTTTTATGAATAGAATAAGTTTTTTGACTTTTGACCCCTTCGGGGTTCGCCAGTCGCTCATGAGGGAAACCCCCTTGGCGTTAGCCTCTCCCTTTGGGAGAAGACCGCGCTGGCTCACTTTTGACTTTTGACTTCCGCTCTGCGGAGTGGTTCAGCCTATGATGGAAAATAGATGCACTGAATGCTCTTGTCCACTTTAAAGAGAAAATCTATGATTGTAGCCCTGCTGTATCTAGCTCTGGCTGGAGCTTACCTGTTAGTAGTCCCTATTGCTGTCATGCTGTACCTGAAGCAGCGCTGGTATGTAGCTAGCTCCATTGAGCGGACTGTAATGTATTTTATGGTGTTTTTCTTCTTGCCTGGGTTGTTAGTTTTGTCACCTTTTGTGAATCTTCGCCCCCGGCCACGACAAATTGAAGTGTAAATAGATTGGTAGGTCATAACTCTCATGCGACGCATTGACGCTATTGGAATTGGCTTGGGTGTTTTTATTGCTGGTGGTTTGGGATATGTAGGTTTACAGCTAGTGGGTTTAGATGGTCAACAAGCTGGAATCTGGAGCCAAGTCTTACTGGTCAGTGGCTTGCTTGGCTGGTTAGCTTCTTACATATTCCGCGCGGTGGGAAATAAAATGACCTACCATGAACAACGGGAACAGTATGAAAAAGCCTTTCTGCAAAAACGGCTGGATGAACTGACTCCTGAAGAACTAGCAAAAATTCAAGCCGAAATCGCACAAGAAGAACAAAGTCAAGTGTAAAGTTATCATTGGTCAGTTATTCGTTATTTGTTTAACTGACCACTGACCACTGACTCATAATTTTTGACTCATGACCGCGATTTCTGATTGCTTTAAGACATTGGGACGAAATGGAGAGTGCGCTCTGATTCCGTTTATTACTGCTGGAGATCCAGATTTAACCACGACAGCAGCAGCTTTGAAGGTTCTGGATACTCATGGAGCCGATATTATTGAACTGGGTGTACCTTATTCTGATCCTCTCGCCGATGGTCCGGTGATTCAAGCGGCTGCTACCCGCGCTTTGCAACGAGGGACTAAGTTGGAACAGGTGTTGGAAATGTTGCAAGCTACTACTCCGAGTTTGCGATCGCCTATTATCCTGTTTACCTATTACAATCCCATTTTGCACCGTGGTATTGACAAGTTTCTGGAACAAATTGCGGCGGCTGGGGTATCAGGATTAGTCGTCCCAGATTTGCCCCTAGAAGAAGCAGCAGGCTTGCTCAAACCAGCCGGTGAAATGGGTATCGATTTAACTTTGTTGGTGGCTCCTACTAGTTCTGCTGACCGGATAGAAGCGATCGCTCGTTCTTCCCAAGGATTTATTTATTTGGTTAGTGTGACTGGTGTTACCGGGATGCGGACTCAAATGGAATCACGAGTATCAGATTTATTGCAACAAATTCGTAGTTTTACAGATAAACCCATTGGGGTAGGATTTGGTATTTCCGAAGCTGCACAAGCTCATCAAGTCAGAGAATGGGGCGCAGATGCGGCAATTGTGGGTAGTGCCTTTGTCAAACGTCTAGCAGAGGGTACACCAGAGCAGGGACTAAAGGCGATCGCTGAATTTTGTCAAAGTCTCAAAGCTGCCATTAAGACAACTGACAGCAGCACAAATACATCACTTGCTCAAAACGATAAAGTAGACTAAAAAAGATAACAGCGTCGTTTTTTTACCATGAACTGGTGGACAATTTAGCGAATATAGTTTTGAATATTAACAGCACATAGTAAGCTGTAAAAAAACTAGCTAGTCCGGTCGCTTATAGTTGAGTTTTATGTGACGTTGAGTAGGCGAATAATAATGAGTGTGAGAGTGAGTCAGTCACAAGTGACAGAGGAGCAAAGGCGATGAGTGAGAGTATGGCATTTATCGGCGGAGTCGCCGTGGCTGGGCTGGCTGCGCTTGTAATGCTCAGGGGCGCAGATAGTCCCATGCAAAGTAATTTCGCTGTATCTTCTCCGCAGATGCCGGCTAATCTAGCCCTGCCGATGATGCCGCCGCAAACCCCAATGTATCCGCCTTATGGGGTGAATCCATATTATCCTAACCCCAGTCAACCGCCTGCTCAGGTTAACCCAGAGCAGCGTGTGGAAATGGAACGGCTGAATATGCAGTTGGAACGTTTAAAGAGCGATAACGAGCAGCTCAGAGCGCAAAACCAACAACTCCAGTTCCAATACCAAAATTGGAATCACCAGCAGATGCAATTAGCCCAACAAAATAGCCAAAAACTTGCTGCACCAGAAGTATTAAAGCCTCAAACTGAAGAACCTTGGTGGTCTTCACCGATCATTTGGGCAGTAGGAGGCGCAACTCTCACTATTGGCGGTGGTGTTGTAGTCGCTGGTGTATTAGCTTTATTTTCACCACGGCAGCGTCCCACCCGTACAGTACAAGTAATGCATCCTTACCACGGTCCCACACCGCCCTTAGCTCCTGTACGTCGCGCGGAATTTTTGCCTTCGCCTCGGATGGACGCAAGACGAGTTGAAACCCCAGAATATGACCAGATGCACTAAGGGCAAAATAAAATACTAATTTTAGGTCAAGGAAGAGGATAAGGGGCAGGGGAAAAGAGGAACGGGGGCAGGGAGCAGGGGGCAGGGGAGAAGAGGAACGGTTTTTAAGTAACCGAAGTTTAAAGTAATTTCTTACTCCCCCTTGCTCCCTGCTCCCTGCTCCCCTGCCTCTTCTGTTGCAGATGCTTCTTCAGCATTGGGAATTTCCGGTGGGGACTGATGTTGATTATCTACTTTAGGTGATTTCTGTTTTGCCAAATTTTCATCGGCTTGTTGAAATAACAATTGTATTTTGTTGCGCCAGTATTGAGTATCAGGCAACTTTTCGGCATGATTTTTATAATCTAAAACTTTGTCCCATTCACCGTTGTCTATTGCCTTATTGATGTCATTAAATAGCGCCTCGGCCTTAGCCCAATCTTTTTGCCACTGATTAATCATAGAAACTGTCTCTTTAAAGCCAGAAGAAGCATGACCAGGAATAGACCGCATTAAAGCGATCGCTCCTCGCAAATCTCCTGATTCATACTTCTGTTGAGCTTCTGCTATAATCTTTTCACTATCATCACTAGGCTCTGATTGATTGGAAGTATCTGCTGGTTCTGGCTGAGGTTGTGGTTTAGGCTGAGGAATCGGTCGAGCGGTAATCAAATTACTATCATCTACTGTATTAATAGCAATGCCTTTGTCTCGGAGGCAAGAAACCCACTGTTCTTTATTGGTAATGACATCTAGGTGCGCCCAAGCCAAACCACCAGAGTTGATTTTAACTTCTACCCAACCCCGTTTTGTGCGCTTGCCAGTCACCTCAAACCCAGTATTTTCACCAACTGTTTGCACCACAGTATCAGAATTAATCGAGCTAGGTTCAGAACGAACATTAGAATTACCTGCGACCACAGCCAAGCAGTTCTTCCCTGGGGTATTATTCCCCGTAAAATTAGGAGCTAAATTCCTGACATTGGGGTAGACATTTGTGGCTAAAGCCGCCCCACCTGCCAAAAATAAGCCAATTAAGAACGGCCACGGGTCAATTTTGTGAGATTCTTGACGGACTGGTTTAGCAGCCAAAGGATTTGCTGGCGCTACTGCAATGGTTTTTTGTGGAGATAATTGAGATAAAGACTTAGTGGGTTGGTAGGGCTGATGGTGAGAGATTTCTGGAGGTGTGGCTGGTGTAAATACCCGATTAGTGCTGCTTATACAAGCTTGCAGTGCTTCTGTTGCGCTTTGGTAGCGGTCTTTGAAATGATAATGCACCATTTTGGTGATGACTGCTGCCAACCGATAGTTGACTTGTGCTAAATGCTGCCAGAGGAATTCTCCAGTATTGGGGTCTTCTGGTAATTCGGCTGCGGGTACTCCTGTGAGCGCTTGAATTGCAATAATGCCCAGGGAATAAATATCACTGTTGGGGCGGGGTTTACCTTGTCCTTGT
The window above is part of the Nodularia spumigena CCY9414 genome. Proteins encoded here:
- the trpA gene encoding tryptophan synthase subunit alpha, yielding MTAISDCFKTLGRNGECALIPFITAGDPDLTTTAAALKVLDTHGADIIELGVPYSDPLADGPVIQAAATRALQRGTKLEQVLEMLQATTPSLRSPIILFTYYNPILHRGIDKFLEQIAAAGVSGLVVPDLPLEEAAGLLKPAGEMGIDLTLLVAPTSSADRIEAIARSSQGFIYLVSVTGVTGMRTQMESRVSDLLQQIRSFTDKPIGVGFGISEAAQAHQVREWGADAAIVGSAFVKRLAEGTPEQGLKAIAEFCQSLKAAIKTTDSSTNTSLAQNDKVD
- a CDS encoding heterocyst differentiation related protein; the protein is MSESMAFIGGVAVAGLAALVMLRGADSPMQSNFAVSSPQMPANLALPMMPPQTPMYPPYGVNPYYPNPSQPPAQVNPEQRVEMERLNMQLERLKSDNEQLRAQNQQLQFQYQNWNHQQMQLAQQNSQKLAAPEVLKPQTEEPWWSSPIIWAVGGATLTIGGGVVVAGVLALFSPRQRPTRTVQVMHPYHGPTPPLAPVRRAEFLPSPRMDARRVETPEYDQMH
- a CDS encoding serine/threonine protein kinase, producing MIGKLLDNRYQVIQVLAHGGFGQTYIAQDTRRPGNPICVVKHLKPATSDPRVFDTAKRLFNSEAETLENLGHHDQIPRLLAYFDENQEFYLVQEYIAGQTLAEELIPGEPWSESQVIELLQGVLGILEFVHTQGVIHRDIKPDNIIRRACDQKLVLVDFGAVKQLRLPMVSVGVQPTATVAIGTPGYMPTEQGQGKPRPNSDIYSLGIIAIQALTGVPAAELPEDPNTGEFLWQHLAQVNYRLAAVITKMVHYHFKDRYQSATEALQACISSTNRVFTPATPPEISHHQPYQPTKSLSQLSPQKTIAVAPANPLAAKPVRQESHKIDPWPFLIGLFLAGGAALATNVYPNVRNLAPNFTGNNTPGKNCLAVVAGNSNVRSEPSSINSDTVVQTVGENTGFEVTGKRTKRGWVEVKINSGGLAWAHLDVITNKEQWVSCLRDKGIAINTVDDSNLITARPIPQPKPQPQPEPADTSNQSEPSDDSEKIIAEAQQKYESGDLRGAIALMRSIPGHASSGFKETVSMINQWQKDWAKAEALFNDINKAIDNGEWDKVLDYKNHAEKLPDTQYWRNKIQLLFQQADENLAKQKSPKVDNQHQSPPEIPNAEEASATEEAGEQGAGSKGE